DNA from Acidobacteriota bacterium:
GTTTATCATCCGCCCGCCGCGCAAGTCGAATTTGAAACACACGGCTCCACGCCGTCCCGTAGAGTGGGTAAACCTGGTTTATTTACTTTTCCAATAATTAAGTAAAGTGCTCCGCTGTGCTCAGTATGCCGAATGAACTTTTCAGCAATCCGCTAATTCTTTGATACAGCATGCACTGGCACCGTCGAAAGAGACGCGCAGGATTCGCGCTTGATAATCTCTGTGGGGATCGTCACCTGCCGGGGCGGAAGTTCCGGTTCCGCAATCCGACTGAGGACAAGTTCCACAAGCTGGCTGCCTAGCAATTCCGGAAATTCCCTGATGGTTGTCAGCGGCGGGCTCAACAGCCCTCCAAAAGTGTCATTGCAGGCAACCACGCTTAAATCGCCAGGGATGTGTTTCCCCGCCTCTCTGGCGGCCCGATAAACCCCGCGCGCGGCAGGGTCGGTGCCGGCAAAAATGGCGGTCACCGCCTGGCCGCCTCCCAGAATCGATTTGGCTGCGAGGTAACCCACTTCCTCCTCATCATGCGAGTAAAACTCGCTCAAGCGAGGCATCAAGCCGGCGTCTTTCATGGCGCGGTTATACCCGCTGTAGCAACGGGCGAACCAGGGAAGCTTCGTATTGCCTACAAACCAGATATTCCGGTGATTCAGGCTCTGCAGATATCGGGTCAATTCGTAAGCGCTTTGCAGATCGTTGGAGTAAACGACGTCATATTCCACGTGCGCGGTTTCATTCAGCAGAAGGTTGTTGCCCAGTGCGGCAAAAGGAATCCCTCGATGCTCGAGAGCAATCAGGAGATTTTCTGAATGCGTTCCGCCGAGGATGGCGGCCCGAATGATGTCACGCCTCCGCAACACCTGCGGGAAACGCAGTTCCTTCCAGGGGACATTTGGCTGGTAGTTGTAGGAGAGGAAAATCGCGTCCCACCCGTGGGCCGTGCAGTAGTCCTGCGCACCGGCCAGGACCCTGGAATGAAACATGTGAAGCATGTGGCGGTTGCCAAGTACGAAAGCGACGGTCCTCGATCGCGTTGTATCCTGGAGGTTGATTCCAATTTCGGCTGCCGCTTTCCTCACTCGTTCCTGAAGTTCCTGGCTAACGCGTGCTGAACCGTTCAGGATGCGCGAAACGGTTGCAACGCTTACATTGGCTCGACTGGCAAGTTCCTGGACCCTTAATTTCCCTGCCATGATATTAGTCCTTTCATCAGATCTTCTATATTGTTGCCGGATCCCCCAGCGGTTCTGTCCGTGTCAGCGATACCAGTTTGTCTGGAAAAAGGTACCAGAAAACTTAGTAATTTGCATGGATTTTCGTAAACGATTTCATTTTGCCAGAAATCTGCTTCCAGCCGTGGTAATGGCTTCTGAATGGCATTCTCAACATAATTAAAGCACTTCTGAGGCAGTTGCCTCTGCAAATGCATCACGCGTAAGAGTTTTTCTGAAAATATATGGAAATTCGCCTTGACCATTACTATCAAAGCTGGTAAACAAACGAGTTAGGTTACCGCCTTAGAAAGGTTGGTCATAGAGCGCCTTTGGCGTTCAGAATCGTGATCTTTGTCCAGTCCCGTGCTATTATCCCGTCGCGGGAGGCACAGTTTTTAATGGGAGCGCTTTCACGGGATGCCGGGAGAGCACGGCTTCCGGTTAGGATTCCCGGCAATGTGCCTGGCGGATTTCAGCAGGCAGGATATTTGAAATGTTTGCAGCACGGAGGTTCGAAACAGTGATGAAGCACAGGACCGCACTTATTCTATTTGCACTCGCGGGCGCTTTGTGTTGCCTTTCCCAATCCGCAACAGGGGCCGGGGAGCCCGTGCAGTTTCAACGGGAGGGGTTTGAGATCCACGTAACAATCGGCGGCAAGCCTTTCACGACCTATTACTTTAATCCTGAAATTGCCAAACCGTACCTGCAGCCTCTGCGCAGCGCACAGGGAACCGTCGTCACACGCAGCTACCCGATCGGAAACACCATCCCGGAAGCTAACCGCCACGACTCCTCGCTGGAGCCCCATCAGCGGCCGCTCTACTTTGATCATGGGGACGTCAACGGGCTGGATTTCTGGAGTGAGGAAGCCTTCAACAAATTCTATGGTCGGGAGGGCGAGGGCCATGCTTACGGGCGAATGGTGTTCCGCAAGATTGATGAAATGCAGGGTGGTCCCGATTCCGGGACGATCCAGGCTGAATTTGATCTGATCTCGCCCTATAAACGGGTGATTGCAACTGAGACCCAGATTTTTACTTTCCGTGGCGACGGAAACACCCGAACCATTGACTGCCAGTTTGTGGTCCATGCAGGCCGCAACCCTGTGGTGTTCGGCGATACCAAAGAAGGTACGTTCGGCATTCGCCTGGCGCCAGAGTTGAATTCGCCCCCGGCACGTATGGTCGATTCGAAGGGTGCGGAGGGAGAAAAGGGCATATGGGGGACGCGCGCGGATTGGGTAAACTACGACGGCGCCGTCAAGGGAGAGGACCTCGGTATCGCCGTTTTTGACAGCCCACGAAGCTTCCGCCATCCCACTTATTGGCACGCCCGCGGTTACGGCTTGTTTGCAGCAAACCCATTCGGACTCAGCTTTTTTACCCGCGACCCGAGACAAGACGGCAGTTGGACGTTGCATGAGGGCAAGTCTTTACTTTTTCGCTACCGCGTTTTCATTCACCACGGCGACTATAAGCAGGCCGACGTAGCAGGGGCCTACCGGAAATACGCTGAGCAGGAGAAGTGAGCCAGGGGGGCACGTTTCATTTTTGGACTGATGAGAGGAGAGGGGATGCCATGTCAGAAGAATCCAGAAAGCCGGAAGTGAGCCGCCGCGCTTTTCTCAAGAAAAGTGTGGGCGCTTCGGCAGGGTTGGCCGCGCTCTCGAGCGTCAGCTTTATCACGCGCCCGGAAAGAATTTTTGGCGCAAACGACCGCGTCCGTGTGGCTATCTGCGGCGTACATGGCCGGGGCTTCGACCACGTTCAGAACTATGCCAAGATCCGCAACGCGGAAATTGCCGCAATTTGCGACATTGATGAGAACGTGTCGGCCCAGCGCGCAGGGCAAATGGAGAAAATGGGAATACCTCGGCCGAAGACCTACTACGATGTGCGGAAGCTGCTTGAGGATAAAACCATCGACGCCATATCAATTGCTACGCCGAACCACTGGCATTCGCTGATGGCCATCTGGGGATGCCAGGCCGGTAAAGACGTTTATGTTGAGAAGCCCTGTTCGCACAACCTGTGGGAAGGGCAGCAGCTGGTGCAGGCGGCCAACCGTTACAACCGGATTGTCCAGCACGGCACCCAGTCGCGTTCCAGCAAGACGGCGCGGGAAGCAATCCAACGGGTCCACGACGGCGAGATCGGAGATATCTACCTGAGCCGTGGCCTGTGCTACAAGTGGCGCGATACGATTGGGCGTGCTGCCGTCGCCGCGGTTCCCGCCGGGGTGCATTACGACCTGTGGACCGGCCCAGCTCCGGAGCACGCCTTTACCCACAACCGCTTTCACTACAACTGGCACTGGTTCTGGTACTACGGGAATGGCGACCTGGGGAACCAGGGAATCCATCAGGTGGATGTGGCGCGCTGGGCCCTTGGACTTGGCTTCCCCAACCGGGCAACTGCTTTGGGCGGCCACTTCATGTTTGACGACGACCAGGAGACTCCTAACACGATTAACTGCGCCTTTGAGTATGACATGCCCGACGGCAAGACCCGCATGCTGGAATTTGAAGTGCGGCACTGGATCACCAACGGCGAAGCTGTGGTGGGGGCGGGGAACAGGCCGGCTGCCGCGAGCGACCAACCTAAACTGGGACCTTTGGCCGGGAGCCATAATGCTATTGGCAACCTGTTCTACGGCTCGAAAGGTTACATCGCACTTGCGGACGGCGACGAACCCGAAAATTACAGGACCTGGCTGGGTAAGGAACAGCAGCCCGGTCCGCATGGGCAGTACGATGATGATGAGGTCGTCCACTTCCAGAATTTTATCGATTGCGTCATCAGCCGGAAGAAAGAAGACTTGAACGCGCCCATTGAAGAAGGACATATGTCCTGCGCGCTGGTACATCTGGCGAACGCCTCCTACCGGCTCAAGCGTACCGTGAACTTTAATCCCGAGACGCAGGAGGTTGTGGGAGACGAGGAGGCGGCTGAACTGGTGCGAGACGGCGGACGTGGCTATCGCGCGCCCTTCACAGTTCCTGAAGAGGTCTGAAGGGGCGAAGGCAAATCTTGCCACTGGCTGATCGAATGGTAAAATGCCTCCAGCCAGGCGTCATTAAGAGCACCACGAAGGGAACGTCTCTAAGCGGGCGACGGAGAAACGTCGCAGGCCGTAGTGATTTAACGCCCGCTGTCGGTTTGGACTGGTCCTGGCCTGGAAAGCGCCAGGCGCAGGAACCAGGCCATCCGCAAACTGTAGTGTGCGAATTCTCAGGAGGGAAAATGAAGAAGGTTGGCAGGCTGTTAGCTATGCTAACGTGCGTTCTTGTTTGCGGTCCGCTTTCGGCACAATCCGCTCAACCCAAAGTGATCGATGGGCACCTCCACTACAACGGTGACCCCGCTTTTCTGCAGAAGGTACTGGACAAACTCGAATCAGTGGATGGGATGGCGTTCCTGCTGGTCCCTCCATCTGACATGGATACCGCGGTGCCCTTCATTCATGCGCACCCAGACCGGTTGGTGGGCTTTGCGGAAATCGACATGGATAGCGCGCATGCTCTTGAAGACATCGATCTCGCCCATGAAGCCGGGTTTCGCGGCATCGGCGAACTGGAGTACGTCCGTCACAATTATGATGACCCGATTTACTTTCCCATTTACAAGCGCGCTGAAAAATACCGCATGATTGCATTGTTCCACACGGGTATCGTGAATCGTGAACACCCCAACGTGCCCACGGACGTCAGCGTGGCGCGGATGCAGGCTATCCACCTGGACCTGATCGCCAGAATGTTTCCGAAACTCACGGTCGTCGGCGCGCACCTTGGCAATCCCGATTATGCCTGGGCTGCCGAAATCGCCCGTTGGAACCCGAACCTCTTTTTTGATCTTACCGGATCGTCTCTGATCAAGAAGCAGAACGATTACGCATTCTTTAAATCCATTTTCTGGTGGTCAGGCGTTGTGAGTCCTCACACGCCCAAATCCGAGCATAGCGCTTTTGAAAAGCTGGTTTTTGGGTCCGATGTGTTTGGGGGCGACCTGGAGGAGTTTGACCGCGAACTGAAGCGCTACCACGAGATGCTCGATGCCTGCGGCGTATCGAAGGAGGCCCAGGCCAATATCTTCAGTGGCACGTTGTGGCACATTCTCCAACAACAGAAGGAAGCTATGGCCGCGAACTGACCCGTAGGGGGGCCCGGGCTGCCGGCTTTTAAGATACTGGTTCGTATGCAGCCAGAGCCTGAGCCATGTCGCGGCGCATTAATCTTATACTTTGCAGCAAGGAGCCAATACAATGAGCACGAGCAGCATTATCAGGTCTCTTCAAGTGGATCGTTTGAAAGTTGAGGCGTATGAAAGTATCGAGGCGATGGGCAAGGCCGCGGCGGAGTCCGCCGCCGAGAGCATTCGCGCCCTGGCAGCACGGAACGATACGGTCGCTGTGATTTTCGCTACAGGGGCTTCCCAGATGGCAACTCTCGATGCCTTGACGTCCATTCCCGGGTTACCCTGGGACAAGGTCGTAGGTTTTCATATGGACGAGTATCTCGGCATTCCGGACGACCATCCGGCGTCATTCCGCCGCTATTTGCGCGAACGGCTGACCAGCAAGGTGAAAATGCGCCGGTTTTACGGTGTTGACGGTACCAGCGGTGATCCCGAAGAAACATGCCGGAACTACGCACAACTGCTGCGGGAACTCAATCCGCAATTGTGCCTGCTGGGGATCGGCGAAAACGGGCACCTGGCCTTTAACGATCCGGCTGAGGCGGACTTCGAAGATCCGCTCGACATCAAGATCGTTTCGCTCGACACGGAATGCCGCCAGCAGCAGGTGAACGAAGGCTGGTTTCCAAATCTCGCGGCGGTCCCCACGCGCGCGATCACGCTGACCATTCCGACGTTGCTTCGCGTGCCGCGGCTGATCGCTTCGGTTCCCGGCGAGCGGAAGGCGCACATTGTCCACCGGACGCTGACTGAAGAGATTTCAACCCGCTGCCCGGCAACGATTATGAGGAATCATCCCAACACCACGGTCTATCTGGACCCGGCCTCGTCCACCGAACTCCCGCAATAGCGGCAAGGGTGGAGAAAATTTATCTGCTTGCAGTTTGAAGGCATGCGAGACGCCATGAATCCCAAACCGATTAAGCGCCTGCGATGGTTTATCGTCTGGACGCTATTCTGCTCTACGGTGATCAATTACATCAACCGGCAGACCCTTTCCGTCCTCGCTCCCGTGATCATGCAGCATTTCCACATGACCCACGAGGATTACTCCTACGTTGTGTCGGCATTCCAGGTTGCATACGCGGGCATGTGGCTGATCGGCGGCATCATCATTGACATCATCGGCACGCGGCGCGGGCTGACGGTGGCCATGATCTGGTGGTCGCTTTCCAGCATGGTGCATTCACTGGCCAGTTCTGTTTTTTCGCTTGCTATCTTTCGCTTTATGCTGGGAATCGGCGAGGGCTTCAACTGGCCGGGAGCCAGCAAGACCGTGGCGGAGTGGTTTCCCGCTGAAGAACGAGGGCTTGCCGTGGCCATCTTCGACAGCGGGTCGAGCGTAGGAGCAGTCATCGCGCCGCCCTTCGTTGCCTTTATCGCCTATGAGTTTGGATGGCGTTACTCGTTTGTGGCCGCAGGCCTTCTGGGCTTCCTATGGCTCATTCCGTGGCTGTTTTTTTATCATCCCTTCAACTCACATCCCCGTTTGGGCGAGGAGGAGCGGAAAATGATCCAGGAACGCCGGGGCACGCCACGGGCCTCGACGCTTAAGGGAGCCAAACGCTGGCTGACTCTGCTGAAGGAAAGGAACGTCTGGGGCATTGTTCTGGGGCGCTCTCTCACTGATCCGATCTGGTGGTTTTACGTGTTCTGGCTTCCCGCGTACCTCAGCGAGGCCCGCGGCTTCAGCCTGAAAGAGATTGGCGCGTTTGCCTGGATCCCTTTTCTTGCCGCCGACATTGGAAACTTTACCGGAGGTTTTGCGACGGGCTTCTTTATTAAGCGCGGAATGCCCGTCATCCGCTCGCGCAAGCTGGTTTGCATTTTGAGTTCGCTGCCGATCCTTGCCGGCATCCCTGCCGCCATGACTCATAGCGCAATTTCCGCCCTGTTACTCATCAGTCTGGCCACCTGGGGGTATGCAAGCTGGTCCACCATGGGGCTGACATTTCCCTCCGATCTGTTTCCGCAGGACGTTGTCGCCTCTGTCACCGGCCTCAGCGGGCTGGGCGCGGGACTGGTGAGCACCGCTTTTACGCTTCTAATCGGATACATCGTTGACAAATTCTCTTATTTCCCCGCTTTCGTAGCTGCCGGTACGGTTCCACTCCTGGCGACGGCCGTTGTCCTGATTCTCATCCGGGCTCCCGAAAGTGGAAAGAACGAGCTACCTGCAAACTGAGTTGAGGCCCGGGTTCCTGCACTGCAGGTTGATGAAAACGTCCTTCATTATGCCAAGGCGAAAGCCCCGTGGTTCTTGCCGAGCCCCCGGGCTAATTCACTTCACGTGTTTTTCCGCGGGCATGACGGTTGGTGAAGATGATTGATCGTGCAGATGCCATCGTGGTTGGGGCGGGGCCGGCCGGCTCCACCGCAGCCAAGTTGCTGGCGGACCGCGGCTACTCCACGCTTCTTATCGACCGTTCGAATTTTCCGCGTCACAAGACCTGCGCAAGCTGGATCAACCGGCTGGCATTTGAACGATTTGCCTATCTCCGGAATTCACTTTCAGACCTGGTTGAGAATCCTTTCTACGGTGTGGCGTTTTATGACCGGGTTGTCGAGAGAGAGGCCCGCTACATGGAAAGCCAGCCGTCCGGCTATCTGTCATTACGATCGAAATTTGACGATGGACTGCGCCGCATCGCGATGGACGCAGGTGCGCGATTCATGGGCGGCTCGGCGCTTGCCGACCTGCTGGAGGAGCGAGAAGGCGTCCGTGTCCGGCTTGAGGATGGCAGGGAAATGACAGGGCGCGTCCTGATCGGCGCGGATGGAGCCTCCAGCCGGGTGGCTATGAAGGCGGACCTGCGCAAGGGCTGGTCGCCCGGCGATTATGTGCTGTGCGCAAACACTGATGTTCCTTTTTCGCCTGAGCGCATCAGCACGTTTTATGGCCGCAGGTTTCCATTCCGTGTGTTTCTGGAATACGGGGGTATTCAAGGCTACGGCTGGGTCTTTCCCAAGCGGCGGCACGTTTGCATCGGCATTGGCGCCCTTCTGAAGAACGGTCGCTCGATTCGGCCGCTTTTTCGCGAGTTTGTGCGCACGCTTCGAGCGGGAAACCATGTCCCCGGCGACCTACCGAAGGAGAAAATCTATTTTGATCTCGACCCGGTCGGAGGCGTTTATCGCCTTCCCGCCCTGGTGCGCGGCCGTGTGATGTTGATTGGCGATGCGGCCGGTTTTGTTTCCGGGTCAACGGGAGAAGGAATTTACCCGGCCATGGTGAGCGCGGAGGTTGCGGTTGATCTCATTCACCAGGCGTTGAAAAACCCTTCGCCCGCAGCCGTGCTTGAAACGTTCAATACGAAATGGCGCACCGAACTGGGCGACTATGTTAAAAGGTTGCCGGGAGGCGAGCGAGAAGGCCAGACCCGCGGCCGTATTGAAATGATTTTCAAGTTCCCGCTCGTCCCTCGTATTGCAGGCCGGGCATTTCTGTATGGGGAAAGGCCGTCGATTGCAACCCTCCTGCGCTCGTTTTAATTCTGCGCCGGCGGATGGGTTTGAGGATCTGTGCTTCCAGAGGCTTCCTGTTGATTTGGTTTTCTCTTGCCTTTAACATTGAGGCGGCATCTTGGGCTGTAGGGCGTGCGAGGGTGGGGCCGTTTCCTGAGGAGTGATTGGTCGATTGAAAACACATAACGCCGGGTTTGATGTCTTTCAGGGCCCCTGCGGCAGGCCGCTGCGAACATACGGAATTTTTATTCAAAACAGGTTTTGCGAGTGTGTGGCGACGATCGTTGGCCGACAGGCGCCTCTGCTGTTCTTACTGGCTCTGGCCTTGTCTCTGGCCTGCCCGAGAACGTTGCCGGCGCAGGCCTCTGATTCCTACCGGATAAATACGAAGGAGAGCAAGATTGAAATTCTCCTCTACAGAGGGGGGCTTCTGAGCGCATTTGGAGACAATCACCTGATTAACCTGACGCACTTCTCAGGTAAAGTGAATCTCTCGCACATGGACGGCTGGAACGCTGTCTTGTCGGGTGACGCCGCTTCCCTGAAAGTGATCGACCCGTGGGGAAGTCCTGCCGAGCGCAAGGAAGTGGAGGACACCATGCTCGGACCCACGCAGCTTGATGTTAAGAACTTCCCTTCGATCAAGCTTCGGTCGGTCTCATTTGATCCCACCGCTCAGGACACGGCCTGGCGCCTCTGGGCCGAAGTCGAGCTCCACGGCGTGACACGCAAGATACAATTTTCACTGGATTGTCATCAAATTGGAGAGAAATTGCAAATTCAGGGAAAAAGGATGTTCAAATTGACTGATTTCAACATCCAACCTTTTAGCGCCGCATTCGGTGCAGTCAAGATAAAAAATGATTTTGAGGTCACTTACAACATCGTCCTCGACCGCGTCCACTGAGCGCGCAATTTCCTGGAGTGTACTGTCTCTCTGCGTCGGGCGCTTCAGAATCTGTTCTCCCGGACCTCGTTCACTTATTTTGACCGATCGAATACCCTGTTCCCTAAATCCCCATCGTGCAGACTGGGGGACAATTTGAGCGGCCGCGTTGTGGTTACAGGCATCGGCGCTGTAAGCCCCAACGGCCTGGGCCGCGAGGTCTTCTGGGAGGCAAGCTGCCAGGGCAGGAGCGGCATTCGTCGCATCCAGCGCTTTGATCCATCATCACTCAGTGTTCAGATCGCCGGCGAAGTCGTTGGGTTTGAACCGACTCGCTACATCAGCGAGAAAGACGCCTCCAACGTCAGCCGCGTCGTACCGCTGGCGATTGCGGCCACCCATGAAGCCGTCTCTGACGCCGGACTCGATCCGTCAATGATGACGCTGGACGAACGGCGCCGCGTCGCCGTTCTTCTGGGCTCGGGCGGCGGCGGCCAGGAATTTGTCGAGCATCAATTTGAACTCTACTATTCCGGGCAGGCGCGCCAGTGCAGTGTCTACACGATTCCTTCGGCGACCCTCGGTACGCTTGCCAGTGAAATCTCCATGCACTTCGGCTTTCGCGGATTCAGCCACCTCATCTCAACCGGCTGTACTTCATCAACCGATGCAATCGGGTATGCCGCGCAGAACATCCGGTGCGGGATGGCGGATGTGGTGGTGTGCGGCGGGGCTGACGCTCCTCTGGCCCCGCTGATCATGAAAGGTTTTTCCCTGATGCGCATCCTCACTTCCTCATGGAACAATCAGCCGGAACGCGGCTCACGCCCGTTTTCGGCAGACCGTGACGGCTTTGTGATAGGCGAAGGCGCATGGATGTTTGTTCTGGAAAGTTTTGAGCATGCGCATGACCGGGGAGCGCACATCTACGGTGAGATTTCGGGCTACGGCTCTACCTGCGAAGCATTCCACCGGGTGCGCCTGGAAGAAAACGGTGAAGAGCCGGCGCGCGCCATGCGCCTGGCAATGGAGCAGGCAAGGATCGGCCCGGACCAGGTGGACTATGTGAATCTTCACGGCACCTCCACCGTGCTCAACGACCGCATCGAGACCCGGGCCCTCAAGGTGGCCCTCGGCAAACGGGCCTACCATGTGCCGGCGTCTGCGCTTAAGTCCTTGATCGGCCATCCCCAGGGGGCTTCCGGCGCTGCCGGGCTTGCAGCAACGTTGCTGGCCATGCGCGACGGACGGGCCGCTCCCACGCTCAACGTCGACGTGCCCGACCCGGACTGCGACCTGGACTATGTGCCGCATCAGTCGCGGCAAATTGAAATTGAACACGCCATTTGCAACTGCATTGCGTTCGGGTCAAAAAACTCTGCGTTGGTTGTTTCGCGGACGGCGTAGAAAAAGGTGACATCCGTGCTTCGCGTTCCGTCACAAGAATGGCTTGATGAAGACATCGGCACGCCCGAGGACATCCGCAAAAGTTTTGACGATCTGTGGCGAATCAACCGCTGGCTGGGAGGCGTA
Protein-coding regions in this window:
- a CDS encoding LacI family transcriptional regulator: MAGKLRVQELASRANVSVATVSRILNGSARVSQELQERVRKAAAEIGINLQDTTRSRTVAFVLGNRHMLHMFHSRVLAGAQDYCTAHGWDAIFLSYNYQPNVPWKELRFPQVLRRRDIIRAAILGGTHSENLLIALEHRGIPFAALGNNLLLNETAHVEYDVVYSNDLQSAYELTRYLQSLNHRNIWFVGNTKLPWFARCYSGYNRAMKDAGLMPRLSEFYSHDEEEVGYLAAKSILGGGQAVTAIFAGTDPAARGVYRAAREAGKHIPGDLSVVACNDTFGGLLSPPLTTIREFPELLGSQLVELVLSRIAEPELPPRQVTIPTEIIKRESCASLSTVPVHAVSKN
- a CDS encoding transmembrane prediction encodes the protein MKHRTALILFALAGALCCLSQSATGAGEPVQFQREGFEIHVTIGGKPFTTYYFNPEIAKPYLQPLRSAQGTVVTRSYPIGNTIPEANRHDSSLEPHQRPLYFDHGDVNGLDFWSEEAFNKFYGREGEGHAYGRMVFRKIDEMQGGPDSGTIQAEFDLISPYKRVIATETQIFTFRGDGNTRTIDCQFVVHAGRNPVVFGDTKEGTFGIRLAPELNSPPARMVDSKGAEGEKGIWGTRADWVNYDGAVKGEDLGIAVFDSPRSFRHPTYWHARGYGLFAANPFGLSFFTRDPRQDGSWTLHEGKSLLFRYRVFIHHGDYKQADVAGAYRKYAEQEK
- a CDS encoding Gfo/Idh/MocA family oxidoreductase; translation: MSEESRKPEVSRRAFLKKSVGASAGLAALSSVSFITRPERIFGANDRVRVAICGVHGRGFDHVQNYAKIRNAEIAAICDIDENVSAQRAGQMEKMGIPRPKTYYDVRKLLEDKTIDAISIATPNHWHSLMAIWGCQAGKDVYVEKPCSHNLWEGQQLVQAANRYNRIVQHGTQSRSSKTAREAIQRVHDGEIGDIYLSRGLCYKWRDTIGRAAVAAVPAGVHYDLWTGPAPEHAFTHNRFHYNWHWFWYYGNGDLGNQGIHQVDVARWALGLGFPNRATALGGHFMFDDDQETPNTINCAFEYDMPDGKTRMLEFEVRHWITNGEAVVGAGNRPAAASDQPKLGPLAGSHNAIGNLFYGSKGYIALADGDEPENYRTWLGKEQQPGPHGQYDDDEVVHFQNFIDCVISRKKEDLNAPIEEGHMSCALVHLANASYRLKRTVNFNPETQEVVGDEEAAELVRDGGRGYRAPFTVPEEV
- a CDS encoding glucosamine-6-phosphate deaminase, producing the protein MSTSSIIRSLQVDRLKVEAYESIEAMGKAAAESAAESIRALAARNDTVAVIFATGASQMATLDALTSIPGLPWDKVVGFHMDEYLGIPDDHPASFRRYLRERLTSKVKMRRFYGVDGTSGDPEETCRNYAQLLRELNPQLCLLGIGENGHLAFNDPAEADFEDPLDIKIVSLDTECRQQQVNEGWFPNLAAVPTRAITLTIPTLLRVPRLIASVPGERKAHIVHRTLTEEISTRCPATIMRNHPNTTVYLDPASSTELPQ
- a CDS encoding MFS transporter, with amino-acid sequence MRDAMNPKPIKRLRWFIVWTLFCSTVINYINRQTLSVLAPVIMQHFHMTHEDYSYVVSAFQVAYAGMWLIGGIIIDIIGTRRGLTVAMIWWSLSSMVHSLASSVFSLAIFRFMLGIGEGFNWPGASKTVAEWFPAEERGLAVAIFDSGSSVGAVIAPPFVAFIAYEFGWRYSFVAAGLLGFLWLIPWLFFYHPFNSHPRLGEEERKMIQERRGTPRASTLKGAKRWLTLLKERNVWGIVLGRSLTDPIWWFYVFWLPAYLSEARGFSLKEIGAFAWIPFLAADIGNFTGGFATGFFIKRGMPVIRSRKLVCILSSLPILAGIPAAMTHSAISALLLISLATWGYASWSTMGLTFPSDLFPQDVVASVTGLSGLGAGLVSTAFTLLIGYIVDKFSYFPAFVAAGTVPLLATAVVLILIRAPESGKNELPAN
- a CDS encoding NAD(P)/FAD-dependent oxidoreductase — translated: MIDRADAIVVGAGPAGSTAAKLLADRGYSTLLIDRSNFPRHKTCASWINRLAFERFAYLRNSLSDLVENPFYGVAFYDRVVEREARYMESQPSGYLSLRSKFDDGLRRIAMDAGARFMGGSALADLLEEREGVRVRLEDGREMTGRVLIGADGASSRVAMKADLRKGWSPGDYVLCANTDVPFSPERISTFYGRRFPFRVFLEYGGIQGYGWVFPKRRHVCIGIGALLKNGRSIRPLFREFVRTLRAGNHVPGDLPKEKIYFDLDPVGGVYRLPALVRGRVMLIGDAAGFVSGSTGEGIYPAMVSAEVAVDLIHQALKNPSPAAVLETFNTKWRTELGDYVKRLPGGEREGQTRGRIEMIFKFPLVPRIAGRAFLYGERPSIATLLRSF
- a CDS encoding YceI family protein; protein product: MIGRLKTHNAGFDVFQGPCGRPLRTYGIFIQNRFCECVATIVGRQAPLLFLLALALSLACPRTLPAQASDSYRINTKESKIEILLYRGGLLSAFGDNHLINLTHFSGKVNLSHMDGWNAVLSGDAASLKVIDPWGSPAERKEVEDTMLGPTQLDVKNFPSIKLRSVSFDPTAQDTAWRLWAEVELHGVTRKIQFSLDCHQIGEKLQIQGKRMFKLTDFNIQPFSAAFGAVKIKNDFEVTYNIVLDRVH
- a CDS encoding beta-ketoacyl-[acyl-carrier-protein] synthase family protein; the protein is MSGRVVVTGIGAVSPNGLGREVFWEASCQGRSGIRRIQRFDPSSLSVQIAGEVVGFEPTRYISEKDASNVSRVVPLAIAATHEAVSDAGLDPSMMTLDERRRVAVLLGSGGGGQEFVEHQFELYYSGQARQCSVYTIPSATLGTLASEISMHFGFRGFSHLISTGCTSSTDAIGYAAQNIRCGMADVVVCGGADAPLAPLIMKGFSLMRILTSSWNNQPERGSRPFSADRDGFVIGEGAWMFVLESFEHAHDRGAHIYGEISGYGSTCEAFHRVRLEENGEEPARAMRLAMEQARIGPDQVDYVNLHGTSTVLNDRIETRALKVALGKRAYHVPASALKSLIGHPQGASGAAGLAATLLAMRDGRAAPTLNVDVPDPDCDLDYVPHQSRQIEIEHAICNCIAFGSKNSALVVSRTA